The following coding sequences are from one Onychostoma macrolepis isolate SWU-2019 chromosome 24, ASM1243209v1, whole genome shotgun sequence window:
- the LOC131532884 gene encoding uncharacterized protein LOC131532884 isoform X2, with protein MMVMHQSEMQLDENVDYAPLWKKLQVMKGEMHLQLTQSRMLSFHWPLNHLCFTLAHSVTSDLHNAHQQFRHSPRWSERFEKQTSTPLPSPVHSDDESSSVFMDEHGDVSWIPEEEMRSDLSDEEPLQESLPDLNAADKFIVCQSQLMSLFTICPVCCEETQGQIEKQEGTFVKIKQVCAACGYQRFWQNQPMLHRNMPACNLLLSGAIHFSGCMATQTIRMLKLFGLQSISVGTFFCHQRLYTIPTIVQAWQNEQAGVIRDLNEMRGGLILSGDCRRASTLN; from the exons ATGATGGTCATGCATCAGTCAGAGATGCAGCTCGACGAAAACGTGGACTATGCACC GCTTTGGAAGAAACTGCAAGTAATGAAGGGGGAGATGCATCTACAGCTGACCCAGAGCAGGATGCTTTCTTTCCACTGGCCCCTCAATCATCTATGCTTCACTTTGGCTCACAGTGTAACCTCAGACCTTCACAACGCTCATCAG CAGTTCAGGCACAGCCCAAGATGGTCAGAAAGGTTTGAGAAACAAACATCAACTCCACTGCCCAGTCCTGTGCACAGCGATGATGAATCATCCTCTGTTTTCATGGATGAACATGGTGATGTGTCATGGATCCCAGAGGAGGAAATGAGAAGTGACTTATCTGATGAGGAACCACTGCAGGAATCTCTCCCTGACCTCAA tGCTGCTGACAAGTTCATTGTGTGCCAAAGCCAGCTGATGTCTCTCTTTACAATTTGCCCGGTATGTTGTGAGGAAACCCAAGGACAAATTGAGAAGCAGGAGGGaacttttgtaaaaataaagcaa GTCTGTGCAGCATGTGGGTATCAGCGGTTTTGGCAGAACCAGCCAATGCTGCATCGAAATATGCCAGCCTGCAACCTTTTACTGAGTGGGGCCATTCACTTTTCCGGTTGCATGGCTACCCAGACCATCAGGATGTTGAAGCTGTTTGGGCTTCAGAGCATCAGTGTCGGAACCTTCTTCTGCCATCAGCGCTTGTACACAATTCCTACCATTGTGCAGGCATGGCAGAATGAGCAGGCAGGGGTCATTAGAGATTTAAATGAGATGAGGGGTGGGCTGATCCTGTCTGGTGACTGCAG GAGAGCATCAACCCTTAATTGA
- the LOC131532884 gene encoding uncharacterized protein LOC131532884 isoform X1, whose protein sequence is MMVMHQSEMQLDENVDYAPLWKKLQVMKGEMHLQLTQSRMLSFHWPLNHLCFTLAHSVTSDLHNAHQQFRHSPRWSERFEKQTSTPLPSPVHSDDESSSVFMDEHGDVSWIPEEEMRSDLSDEEPLQESLPDLNAADKFIVCQSQLMSLFTICPVCCEETQGQIEKQEGTFVKIKQVCAACGYQRFWQNQPMLHRNMPACNLLLSGAIHFSGCMATQTIRMLKLFGLQSISVGTFFCHQRLYTIPTIVQAWQNEQAGVIRDLNEMRGGLILSGDCRSDSPGHCAKYGTYSLIEDRINKVLDIQSGSIKCWK, encoded by the exons ATGATGGTCATGCATCAGTCAGAGATGCAGCTCGACGAAAACGTGGACTATGCACC GCTTTGGAAGAAACTGCAAGTAATGAAGGGGGAGATGCATCTACAGCTGACCCAGAGCAGGATGCTTTCTTTCCACTGGCCCCTCAATCATCTATGCTTCACTTTGGCTCACAGTGTAACCTCAGACCTTCACAACGCTCATCAG CAGTTCAGGCACAGCCCAAGATGGTCAGAAAGGTTTGAGAAACAAACATCAACTCCACTGCCCAGTCCTGTGCACAGCGATGATGAATCATCCTCTGTTTTCATGGATGAACATGGTGATGTGTCATGGATCCCAGAGGAGGAAATGAGAAGTGACTTATCTGATGAGGAACCACTGCAGGAATCTCTCCCTGACCTCAA tGCTGCTGACAAGTTCATTGTGTGCCAAAGCCAGCTGATGTCTCTCTTTACAATTTGCCCGGTATGTTGTGAGGAAACCCAAGGACAAATTGAGAAGCAGGAGGGaacttttgtaaaaataaagcaa GTCTGTGCAGCATGTGGGTATCAGCGGTTTTGGCAGAACCAGCCAATGCTGCATCGAAATATGCCAGCCTGCAACCTTTTACTGAGTGGGGCCATTCACTTTTCCGGTTGCATGGCTACCCAGACCATCAGGATGTTGAAGCTGTTTGGGCTTCAGAGCATCAGTGTCGGAACCTTCTTCTGCCATCAGCGCTTGTACACAATTCCTACCATTGTGCAGGCATGGCAGAATGAGCAGGCAGGGGTCATTAGAGATTTAAATGAGATGAGGGGTGGGCTGATCCTGTCTGGTGACTGCAG GTCAGATTCTCCTGGCCATTGTGCAAAATATGGCACATATTCATTAATTGAGGACAGAATCAACAAGGTTTTAGATATTCAGAGTGGCTCgattaagtgctggaaatag